One Chaetodon trifascialis isolate fChaTrf1 chromosome 12, fChaTrf1.hap1, whole genome shotgun sequence DNA window includes the following coding sequences:
- the lacc1 gene encoding purine nucleoside phosphorylase LACC1, translated as MCEAVLVDLVHGCCATCTGASLLEESASEPHVFLLCGRSQGDANSLSDKTLSASGTVHVLDSASTAECLYRFKQTVDRLDLSSVRVLTSPRGRDVLRRYQEQLFTAVYTFEYKVKPVDSLTCPSCSDSAHTDSPGEGVVEEEVSAFLQQLPGLQGEVTVLQSTLIPDCFGHGFSTRTGGVSYVPTLSSLNLFSSRSRRDPGAVVQENRRRLALRAGFHHQLLRLVKVNHANDVWVLGKAEPESYDAMLTNQTGVVLAAPGADCMPILFADPVLKVIAVAHAGWRGTLMGVAVETVEAMMREFGCRASDIVVAVGPSVGSCCFTLDKDHAGDYSRIHPDCVTDPESARPHVSIRLANRVLLQRVGVLPEHIHDDTSTERPCVTPCTSCHPEAFFSHVRDGTNFGTQVGFLWIKGTADQAGPLAGQPVWGGGGGGGKSLQEKL; from the exons ATGTGTGAGGCTGTCCTGGTGGATCTGGTTCACGGCTGCTGTGCGACATGCACCGGCGcgtctctgctggaggaatCCGCATCAGAGCCGCATGTGTTCCTGCTGTGCGGGAGAAGTCAGGGGGACGCAAACAGCCTGTCAGACAAGACTCTCAGCGCGTCCGGGACCGTGCACGTCCTGGACTCCGCCTCCACTGCCGAGTGTCTCTACCGATTCAAGCAGACCGTGGACCGGCTGGACCTAAGCTCCGTCAGGGTCCTCACGTCCCCGCGGGGCCGAGACGTGCTGCGTCGGTACCAGGAGCAGCTTTTCACGGCCGTGTACACCTTTGAGTACAAGGTGAAGCCCGTGGACAGCCTCACCTGTCCGAGCTGCAGCGACTCCGCCCACACGGACTCACCTGGTGAAGGAGTCGTAGAAGAAGAAGTGTCGGcgttcctgcagcagctgcccgGCCTGCAGGGAGAGGTCACAGTCCTGCAGTCAACACTGATTCCAG ACTGTTTCGGCCATGGCTTCAGTACTCGGACAGGCGGCGTGTCCTACGTCCCGACTCTGTCCTCCTTGAATCtgttcagcagcaggagcaggagggacCCCGGGGCCGTCGTGCAGGAGAACAGACGCCGCCTGGCCCTCCGTGCTGGTTTCCACCATCAGCTGCTGCGTCTGGTCAAG GTGAACCACGCCAACGACGTCTGGGTTCTGGGGAAGGCCGAGCCGGAGAGCTACGACGCCATGCTGACCAATCAGACCGGGGTGGTTTTAGCCGCTCCGGGAGCCGACTGCATGCCGATCCTGTTCGCTGATCCAGTGTTAAAGGTCATCGCCGTCGCTCATGCAG GTTGGAGAGGGACCCTGATGGGGGTTGCTGTGGAGACGGTGGAGGCCATGATGAGGGAGTTTGGTTGCCGTGCGAGCGACATCGTGGTGGCGGTGGGGCCGTCGGTGGGTTCGTGTTGCTTCACCCTGGACAAAGATCACGCGGGGGACTACAGCCGCATCCATCCGGACTGCGTCACTGACCCAGAATCAGCCAGACCACACGTCAGCATCCGCCTCGCCAACAG AGTTCTCCTTCAGAGGGTCGGCGTCCTGCCGGAACACATCCACGACGACACGTCGACGGAGCGGCCCTGCGTGACGCCCTGCACCTCCTGCCACCCCGAAGCCTTCTTCTCTCACGTCAGAGACGGAACCAACTTTGGCACCCAGGTGGGCTTCCTGTGGATCAAAGGAACGGCAGACCAGGCCGGACCCCTGGCAGGACAGCCggtctggggggggggggggggggggggcaaatcactgcaggagaaactgtga